From the Micromonospora sediminicola genome, one window contains:
- a CDS encoding GbsR/MarR family transcriptional regulator, with the protein MSAEETTMSQPSHHDEEEVHLFVERMAMAFADVGFPRMAARVLFTVMSADDPLTAGEIGERLGVSAAAVSGAVRYLTQFAMLVREPVKGSRRDRYRMPDNPWYEATITKTTLYKTFIDIAGGGVDALRGRSTPAGERVAEMRDFFLFVQEEVEALGDRWRARRAAAGHGGPADG; encoded by the coding sequence ATGAGCGCCGAGGAGACGACCATGAGCCAGCCGTCGCACCACGACGAGGAGGAGGTCCACCTCTTCGTCGAGCGGATGGCGATGGCCTTCGCCGACGTCGGCTTCCCCCGGATGGCCGCCCGGGTGCTGTTCACCGTGATGAGCGCCGACGACCCGCTCACCGCCGGCGAGATCGGCGAACGGCTGGGCGTGAGCGCGGCGGCCGTGAGCGGTGCGGTGCGCTACCTCACCCAGTTCGCCATGCTGGTCCGCGAGCCGGTCAAGGGCTCCCGGCGCGACCGCTACCGGATGCCGGACAACCCCTGGTACGAGGCGACCATCACCAAGACCACGCTCTACAAGACCTTCATCGACATCGCCGGCGGCGGCGTGGACGCGCTGCGCGGCCGGAGCACCCCGGCCGGCGAGCGGGTCGCCGAGATGCGTGACTTCTTCCTCTTCGTCCAGGAGGAGGTGGAGGCCCTCGGCGACCGGTGGCGGGCCCGACGCGCCGCCGCCGGGCACGGCGGCCCGGCCGACGGCTGA
- a CDS encoding response regulator, whose protein sequence is MTQTAKALLVDDRRENLMALEAILQGLPVQSVAVESGEAALKQLLVDDFAVILLDAQMPDMDGFETATHIKRRERTRHVPIIFLTAADKDAQLALRGYAVGAVDYLTKPFDPWVLRAKVSVFVELWVKTRQLAAQSDLVRERDLQWRHLTDAVDEATTLLRTDDDPATRERAADLLEQARWGNTR, encoded by the coding sequence GTGACGCAGACGGCCAAGGCCCTGCTGGTGGACGACCGGCGGGAGAACCTGATGGCGCTGGAGGCGATCCTCCAGGGTCTCCCGGTGCAGTCGGTCGCGGTGGAGAGCGGGGAGGCCGCGCTCAAGCAGCTCCTGGTGGACGACTTCGCGGTGATCCTGCTCGACGCCCAGATGCCGGACATGGACGGCTTCGAGACCGCCACCCACATCAAGCGGCGGGAGCGGACCCGGCACGTGCCGATCATCTTCCTCACCGCGGCGGACAAGGACGCCCAGCTCGCGCTGCGCGGCTACGCGGTGGGCGCGGTCGACTACCTGACCAAGCCGTTCGACCCGTGGGTGCTGCGGGCCAAGGTGTCGGTCTTCGTCGAGCTGTGGGTGAAGACCCGGCAGCTCGCCGCCCAGTCGGACCTGGTGCGGGAGCGGGACCTGCAGTGGCGGCACCTCACCGACGCGGTCGACGAGGCGACGACGCTGCTGCGGACCGACGACGACCCGGCGACCCGGGAGCGCGCGGCGGACCTGCTGGAGCAGGCCCGCTGGGGCAACACCCGCTGA
- a CDS encoding HAMP domain-containing protein, with protein MTTAKQSVTADPSASDHEVLLGELVEALQRVARGDLRVRLPRRAGLSGEVADAFNDVVSMQERQHLDLRRISRIVGRDGRLTERLDDEGLDGSWAEGQRAINSLIDDLGRPTTEIARVIVAVADGDLSQHMALEIDGRPLRGEYLRIGRTVNTMVDQLSSFADEVTRVAREVGTEGKLGGQADVRGVAGTWKDLTDSVNTMASNLTGQVRSISQVATAVAKGDLSQKITVGARGEVAELADTMNSLTDTLRLFAEQVTRVAREVGTEGKLGGQAEVPGVAGTWKDLTDNVNSMASNLTSQVRNIAQVSTAVAKGDLSQKITVAAQGEILELKDTVNTMVDQLSSFADEVTRVAREVGIEGKLGGQAQVRGVSGTWRDLTENVNQLAGNLTSQVRNISQVSTAVAKGDLGQKITVDAQGEILELKNTVNTMVDQLSSFADEVTRVAREVGTEGKLGGQAQVKGVSGTWRDLTDNVNSMASNLTSQVRNIASVTTAVAKGDLSQKITVDARGEILELKSTVNTMVDQLSSFADEVTRVAREVGTEGKLGGQAQVRGVAGTWRDLTDNVNSMASNLTAQVRNIAQVSTAVAKGDLSQKITVDAQGEILELKSTVNTMVDQLSSFADEVTRVAREVGTEGKLGGQAQVKGVSGTWRDLTDNVNSMGSNLTSQVRNIASVTTAVARGDLGQKITVDAQGEILELKNTVNTMVDQLSSFADEVTRVAREVGTEGKLGGQAQVKGVSGTWRDLTENVNQLASTLTTQLRAIAQVSTSVTRGDLTQRINVKAQGEVAELKDNINQMIVTLRETTKKNAEQGWLDSNLARIGGLLQGQRDLGEVCRMIMQEVTPLVDAQLGAFFLADSSEGSMRLRLTASYGYVARGHDVTFGPGEGLVGQAALSRRTIRVKAQPDGRLVVRSGLADTPPADLVVLPVLFEGELLGVIEFAGVTTFSELHLAFLERLVLTIGVAVNTIQANRRTEELLAQSQRLAHEMQDQSAELQRTNAELEDKAKLLSEQKANIETQNREIELARLGLEEKAQQLTRASAYKSEFLANMSHELRTPLNSLLLLARLLAENPERNLSAKQIEFARTIHGAGSDLLSLIDDILDLSKIEAGRMDVEPTEIQFAEIRGYVEQAFAPQAEEKGLDFQVRVSQDLPSALVTDAQRLQQILRNLLSNAVKFTDNGAVTLRIGPAADNAVFDVPALTNAQHVIAFTVIDTGIGISDDKLSLIFEAFQQADGTTSRRYGGTGLGLSISRDLARLLGGTITVSSAPGQGSTFTLFVPDVLAPDAVVAPAPPSPSRAGLPSSLLMPMELPQPQETPTTRRLDGVTVLIIDDDVRNVFALTSALELHGMTVLYSDNGVDGVRQLAEHPEVDIVLMDAMMPDQDGYETTAQIRRNHRFADLPIVFLTAKAMPGDRESALAAGGSDYITKPVDLDELIELMASWIGRSRGEESA; from the coding sequence ATGACCACGGCGAAACAGTCGGTGACCGCGGATCCGTCCGCGTCCGACCACGAGGTGCTCCTCGGCGAGCTGGTCGAGGCGCTGCAGCGGGTGGCCCGCGGTGACCTCCGGGTCCGCCTGCCCCGGCGGGCGGGTCTGTCCGGCGAGGTCGCCGACGCGTTCAACGACGTGGTGTCGATGCAGGAGCGGCAGCACCTGGACCTGCGCCGGATCAGCCGGATCGTCGGCCGGGACGGGCGGCTCACCGAACGCCTCGACGACGAGGGGCTGGACGGCTCCTGGGCGGAGGGGCAGCGGGCGATCAACTCGCTGATCGACGACCTGGGTCGGCCGACCACCGAGATCGCCCGGGTGATCGTGGCGGTGGCCGACGGCGACCTCTCCCAGCACATGGCGCTGGAGATCGACGGGCGCCCGCTGCGCGGCGAGTACCTGCGCATCGGCCGGACCGTGAACACGATGGTGGACCAGCTCTCGTCGTTCGCCGACGAGGTGACCCGGGTGGCCCGTGAGGTGGGCACCGAGGGCAAGCTGGGCGGTCAGGCCGACGTGCGCGGTGTCGCCGGCACCTGGAAGGACCTCACCGACTCGGTGAACACCATGGCGTCGAACCTCACCGGTCAGGTGCGGTCGATCTCCCAGGTGGCGACCGCGGTGGCGAAGGGCGACCTGTCGCAGAAGATCACGGTCGGGGCGCGCGGCGAGGTGGCCGAGCTGGCCGACACGATGAACTCGCTCACCGACACGCTGCGGCTCTTCGCCGAGCAGGTGACCCGGGTGGCCCGCGAGGTGGGCACCGAGGGCAAGCTCGGCGGCCAGGCCGAGGTGCCGGGCGTGGCCGGCACGTGGAAGGACCTGACCGACAACGTCAACTCGATGGCGTCGAACCTGACGTCCCAGGTGCGCAACATCGCCCAGGTGTCGACGGCGGTGGCGAAGGGTGACCTGTCGCAGAAGATCACGGTGGCGGCGCAGGGCGAGATCCTGGAGCTGAAGGACACCGTCAACACGATGGTGGACCAGTTGTCCTCGTTCGCCGACGAGGTCACCCGGGTGGCCCGCGAGGTCGGCATCGAGGGGAAGCTGGGCGGCCAGGCGCAGGTGCGCGGCGTCTCCGGCACCTGGCGTGACCTCACCGAGAACGTCAACCAGCTGGCCGGCAACCTGACCAGCCAGGTCCGCAACATCTCCCAGGTCTCCACCGCCGTGGCGAAGGGCGACCTGGGTCAGAAGATCACGGTGGACGCGCAGGGCGAGATCCTGGAGCTGAAGAACACCGTCAACACGATGGTCGACCAGCTGTCGTCGTTCGCCGACGAGGTGACGCGGGTGGCCCGTGAGGTGGGCACCGAGGGGAAGCTGGGCGGCCAGGCCCAGGTCAAGGGCGTCTCGGGTACGTGGCGGGACCTGACCGACAACGTGAACTCGATGGCGTCGAACCTGACCAGTCAGGTGCGGAACATCGCGTCGGTCACCACGGCGGTGGCGAAGGGTGACCTGTCGCAGAAGATCACGGTGGACGCCCGGGGCGAGATCCTGGAGCTGAAGTCCACGGTGAACACGATGGTGGACCAGCTGTCGTCGTTCGCCGACGAGGTGACGCGGGTGGCGCGTGAGGTGGGCACCGAGGGCAAGCTCGGCGGTCAGGCCCAGGTGCGCGGCGTGGCGGGCACCTGGCGCGACCTGACCGACAACGTGAACTCGATGGCGTCGAACCTGACCGCGCAGGTGCGCAACATCGCCCAGGTGTCGACGGCGGTGGCGAAGGGTGACCTGTCGCAGAAGATCACGGTGGACGCGCAGGGCGAGATCCTGGAGCTGAAGTCCACCGTGAACACGATGGTGGACCAGCTGTCGTCGTTCGCCGACGAGGTGACCCGGGTGGCCCGTGAGGTGGGCACCGAGGGGAAGCTGGGTGGCCAGGCCCAGGTCAAGGGCGTCTCGGGTACGTGGCGGGACCTGACCGACAACGTGAACTCGATGGGGTCGAACCTGACCAGTCAGGTCCGCAACATCGCGTCGGTCACCACGGCGGTGGCCCGGGGCGACCTGGGCCAGAAGATCACGGTGGACGCGCAGGGCGAGATCCTGGAGCTGAAGAACACCGTCAACACGATGGTCGACCAGCTGTCCTCGTTCGCCGACGAGGTGACCCGGGTGGCCCGCGAGGTGGGCACCGAGGGCAAGCTGGGCGGTCAGGCCCAGGTGAAGGGCGTCTCCGGCACCTGGCGCGACCTCACCGAGAACGTCAACCAGCTCGCCTCGACCCTGACCACGCAGTTGCGCGCCATCGCGCAGGTCTCCACGTCGGTGACCCGTGGCGACCTGACCCAGCGGATCAACGTGAAGGCGCAGGGCGAGGTCGCCGAGCTGAAGGACAACATCAACCAGATGATCGTCACCCTCCGGGAGACGACCAAGAAGAACGCCGAGCAGGGCTGGCTCGACTCCAACCTGGCCCGCATCGGCGGCCTGTTGCAGGGCCAGCGGGACCTGGGCGAGGTCTGCCGCATGATCATGCAGGAGGTGACGCCGCTGGTGGACGCGCAGCTCGGCGCGTTCTTCCTGGCGGACAGCTCCGAGGGCAGCATGCGGCTGCGGCTCACCGCCTCCTACGGGTACGTGGCCCGGGGCCACGACGTGACGTTCGGCCCGGGCGAGGGGCTGGTCGGCCAGGCCGCGCTGTCCCGCCGGACCATCCGGGTCAAGGCCCAGCCGGACGGGCGGCTGGTGGTGCGCTCCGGGCTGGCCGACACGCCGCCGGCCGACCTGGTGGTGCTGCCGGTGCTGTTCGAGGGCGAGCTGCTCGGCGTGATCGAGTTCGCCGGCGTGACCACCTTCTCCGAGTTGCACCTGGCGTTCCTGGAGCGCCTGGTGCTCACCATCGGCGTCGCGGTCAACACCATCCAGGCCAACCGGCGTACGGAGGAGCTGCTGGCGCAGTCGCAGCGGCTGGCGCACGAGATGCAGGACCAGTCGGCGGAGTTGCAGCGCACCAACGCCGAGCTGGAGGACAAGGCGAAGCTGCTGTCGGAGCAGAAGGCCAACATCGAGACGCAGAACCGGGAGATCGAACTGGCCCGGCTCGGCCTGGAGGAGAAGGCGCAGCAGCTGACCCGGGCGTCGGCGTACAAGTCGGAGTTCCTGGCCAACATGAGCCACGAGCTGCGGACGCCGCTGAACTCGCTGCTCCTGCTGGCCCGGCTGCTGGCGGAGAACCCGGAGCGCAACCTCAGCGCGAAGCAGATCGAGTTCGCCCGGACCATCCACGGTGCGGGGTCGGACCTGCTGTCGCTGATCGACGACATCCTCGACCTGTCGAAGATCGAGGCGGGTCGGATGGACGTGGAGCCCACCGAGATCCAGTTCGCCGAGATCCGCGGCTACGTGGAGCAGGCGTTCGCGCCGCAGGCCGAGGAGAAGGGCCTGGACTTCCAGGTCCGGGTCAGTCAGGACCTGCCGTCGGCGCTGGTCACCGACGCGCAGCGGTTGCAGCAGATCCTGCGTAACCTGCTCTCCAACGCGGTGAAGTTCACCGACAACGGCGCGGTGACGTTGCGCATCGGTCCGGCGGCCGACAATGCGGTCTTCGACGTGCCGGCGTTGACCAACGCCCAGCACGTCATCGCGTTCACCGTGATCGACACCGGCATCGGCATCTCGGACGACAAGCTGTCGCTGATCTTCGAGGCGTTCCAGCAGGCCGACGGCACGACCAGCCGCCGCTACGGCGGCACCGGCCTCGGCCTGTCGATCAGCCGGGACCTGGCCCGCCTGCTCGGCGGCACGATCACCGTGTCGTCCGCGCCCGGTCAGGGCTCGACGTTCACCCTCTTCGTACCGGACGTGCTGGCGCCGGACGCGGTGGTGGCGCCGGCACCGCCGTCGCCGAGCCGCGCGGGCCTGCCGTCGTCGCTGCTCATGCCGATGGAGCTGCCGCAGCCGCAGGAGACGCCGACGACCCGGCGGCTGGACGGCGTGACCGTCCTGATCATCGACGACGACGTGCGGAACGTGTTCGCGCTGACGTCCGCGTTGGAACTGCACGGGATGACCGTGTTGTACTCGGACAACGGGGTGGACGGTGTCCGCCAGCTCGCCGAGCATCCGGAGGTGGACATCGTCCTGATGGACGCCATGATGCCGGACCAGGACGGGTACGAGACGACCGCGCAGATCCGCCGCAACCACCGCTTCGCGGACCTGCCGATCGTCTTCCTGACCGCCAAGGCGATGCCCGGCGACCGGGAGTCGGCGCTCGCGGCGGGCGGCAGCGACTACATCACCAAGCCGGTGGATCTGGACGAGCTGATCGAGCTGATGGCGTCCTGGATCGGCCGGAGTCGAGGCGAGGAGAGCGCGTGA
- a CDS encoding SpoIIE family protein phosphatase, protein MSAEVGPTLSGGTDEHVRRVRLPADRRTPAAARALVRAMLLEAGLPELLNEALLLTTELTTNAVEHARTELDIEVEADRAGLTVTVTDFASGPVDELTVGVRNTTSDITEVAARGRGLLLVDHFASRWGTTYLPTGKGVWFRLDRPGPRGPGRPAGARAWVATAGTERSDDGTPSAAAMSELMQTTPDPYADDPLPEFATGLLTRVAEMVGAAGGTVRLDRGDGLGTQVFARYGRQPREGNELLRVPLAVHRPYAGELELDAAPSTYARPLAVLAAERLSLHLENDRLRRADVRRSAWLTFLAEASELLAQSLDVELTMALVPQLVVPRLGQWCAVHTTDEWGRLRLAASSHADEAMLPHLHRVLQETGPDSVQSRLREASRSAAQVPLAGPVEGIAVPLIARGQRLGTLAVGRHQRHRHDPDEVSVLEDVARRAALAIENARIHAERRRVAQTLQQSLLPPVLPVVEGIGFAAEYVPTGDDAEVGGDFYDVVPLPDGRWLVVVGDVSGKGVQAAAVTGLVRDVIRVLVGDGKPLPEVLGRLNETLVERGGGRYCTLALAAVAPGDGDQLDVALHLAGHDRPVLLHGGGGATFVGTGGTALGLLDTITTPTAELALKPGDSLIFYTDGVTERRRGRELFGTERLRESAAPLAGYSADVVAARLRAATIAFSVEPPRDDIAVLVLRNDTP, encoded by the coding sequence GTGTCAGCGGAGGTGGGGCCGACCCTGAGTGGCGGCACGGACGAGCACGTCCGACGCGTCCGCCTCCCCGCCGACCGGCGCACGCCCGCGGCCGCCCGGGCGCTGGTCCGCGCCATGCTCCTCGAGGCCGGCCTGCCCGAACTGCTCAACGAGGCGCTGCTGCTCACCACCGAGCTGACCACCAACGCGGTCGAGCACGCGCGTACCGAACTGGACATCGAGGTCGAGGCCGACCGCGCCGGCCTCACCGTGACCGTCACCGACTTCGCCTCCGGGCCGGTCGACGAGCTGACCGTCGGTGTGCGCAACACCACCTCCGACATCACCGAGGTGGCCGCGCGCGGACGGGGCCTGCTGCTGGTCGACCACTTCGCCAGCCGCTGGGGCACCACCTACCTCCCCACCGGCAAGGGCGTCTGGTTCCGGCTCGACCGCCCCGGCCCGCGCGGACCCGGCCGACCGGCCGGCGCCCGGGCCTGGGTGGCGACCGCCGGGACGGAACGGTCCGACGACGGTACGCCGAGCGCCGCCGCCATGAGCGAGCTGATGCAGACCACCCCCGACCCGTACGCCGACGACCCGCTGCCGGAGTTCGCCACCGGGCTGCTCACCCGGGTCGCCGAGATGGTGGGCGCCGCCGGCGGCACCGTCCGGCTGGACCGGGGCGACGGGCTGGGCACCCAGGTCTTCGCCCGCTACGGCCGGCAACCCCGGGAGGGCAACGAGCTGCTCCGCGTCCCGCTCGCCGTGCACCGCCCGTACGCCGGCGAGCTGGAGCTGGACGCGGCGCCGTCGACGTACGCCCGGCCGCTGGCCGTGCTCGCCGCCGAGCGGCTCTCGCTGCACCTGGAGAACGACCGGCTGCGCCGGGCCGACGTACGCCGCTCCGCCTGGCTCACGTTCCTCGCCGAGGCCAGCGAGCTGCTCGCCCAGTCCCTGGACGTCGAGTTGACCATGGCGCTCGTCCCGCAGCTCGTGGTGCCCCGGCTCGGCCAGTGGTGCGCGGTGCACACCACCGACGAGTGGGGGCGGCTGCGCCTCGCCGCGTCCAGCCACGCCGACGAGGCGATGCTGCCCCACCTGCACCGGGTGCTCCAGGAGACCGGCCCGGACTCGGTCCAGTCCCGGCTGCGCGAGGCGTCCCGCAGCGCCGCGCAGGTGCCGCTGGCCGGGCCGGTGGAGGGCATCGCCGTACCGTTGATCGCCCGTGGCCAGCGACTCGGCACCCTCGCGGTGGGCCGGCACCAACGGCACCGGCACGACCCGGACGAGGTCTCGGTGCTGGAGGACGTGGCCCGGCGGGCCGCGCTGGCCATCGAGAACGCGCGCATCCACGCCGAACGCCGCCGCGTCGCGCAGACGCTCCAGCAGTCGCTGCTGCCGCCGGTGCTCCCGGTGGTCGAGGGCATCGGCTTCGCCGCCGAGTACGTCCCGACCGGCGACGACGCCGAGGTCGGCGGCGACTTCTACGACGTGGTGCCGCTGCCGGACGGCCGCTGGCTGGTGGTCGTGGGTGACGTGTCCGGCAAGGGCGTGCAGGCGGCGGCCGTGACCGGCCTGGTCCGGGACGTGATCCGGGTCCTGGTGGGCGACGGCAAGCCCCTGCCGGAGGTGCTCGGCCGGCTCAACGAGACGCTCGTCGAACGCGGCGGCGGGCGCTACTGCACGCTGGCCCTGGCGGCGGTCGCGCCCGGCGACGGCGACCAGCTCGACGTGGCCCTGCACCTGGCCGGCCACGACCGGCCGGTGCTGCTGCACGGCGGTGGCGGCGCGACGTTCGTCGGCACCGGCGGCACCGCGCTCGGTCTGCTCGACACGATCACCACCCCCACCGCCGAGCTGGCGCTCAAGCCCGGTGACTCGTTGATCTTCTACACCGACGGGGTCACCGAGCGGCGGCGCGGCCGGGAGCTGTTCGGCACCGAACGGCTGCGCGAGTCGGCGGCGCCGCTGGCCGGCTACTCGGCCGACGTGGTCGCGGCACGGCTGCGCGCCGCCACCATCGCGTTCTCGGTGGAGCCGCCCCGCGACGACATAGCCGTCCTGGTCCTCCGCAACGACACCCCCTGA
- a CDS encoding FAD-binding oxidoreductase, whose translation MAAAARSTDRPGALDITRKLAEICGPPFARFAGPADEVAGRTARWVAVPGGPHAAAEVLRLAAAHELTVVPRGAGTKIDWGAAPGQVDILLDTGRLAGVWHEPQAAAVAEIGAGTPLRAVQAALGRTGRRLPVDAPSPGATLGGVLAADEAGPLRHRHGSPCAQLVGVRYLDADGELVSVGESGTARLGRAAPAGAFDIGGGALTGGGPLGGGSLGGGPLRGGSLGGGESAVRGGPLGGGSSAGGAPAGGGPPVGAGGDAVLGRGELPGLDVARLLCGSQGGLGVLVSATMRVQALPAGRLWVSRPVWTPLEVHDLVRAVLAAGVEPAAVELDLPVPVSLPRRRIPASHPSVAGRPDHPAVTGRPAAGSLVVLLEGGPADVTERAQRLTAVLGAEAVVNHHAPEWWGRYPFAPGDTALRIEVPINDLHAAVYALRDAAGTPVPVRGSAGIGAVHAALPGALPPARVASILTAVRSVLIARQGRCVVVAAPAPVRHAVDLWGELPALPRLRSAKAHLDPHHRLAPGRLPGGL comes from the coding sequence ATGGCGGCTGCTGCACGTTCCACCGACCGACCCGGAGCCCTCGACATCACCCGGAAGCTGGCCGAGATCTGCGGTCCGCCGTTCGCCCGTTTCGCCGGGCCGGCCGACGAGGTGGCCGGCCGCACCGCCCGGTGGGTGGCCGTGCCGGGCGGCCCGCACGCCGCGGCCGAGGTGCTGCGGCTGGCCGCGGCGCACGAACTGACGGTGGTCCCGCGCGGCGCCGGCACGAAGATCGACTGGGGCGCCGCCCCGGGCCAGGTCGACATCCTGCTCGACACCGGTCGGCTCGCCGGGGTGTGGCACGAGCCGCAGGCCGCCGCCGTGGCCGAGATCGGCGCGGGCACCCCGTTGCGGGCGGTCCAGGCCGCACTCGGCCGCACCGGCCGGCGGCTCCCGGTCGACGCGCCCTCACCCGGCGCGACGCTGGGTGGGGTGCTCGCCGCCGACGAGGCGGGCCCGTTGCGCCACCGGCACGGCAGCCCGTGCGCGCAGCTCGTCGGCGTTCGCTACCTGGACGCCGACGGCGAGCTGGTCAGCGTGGGTGAGTCCGGCACGGCGCGGCTCGGGCGGGCGGCGCCGGCGGGCGCCTTCGACATCGGCGGGGGTGCGCTCACCGGCGGTGGCCCGCTGGGCGGGGGTTCCCTGGGCGGTGGTCCGCTGCGTGGCGGTTCTCTGGGTGGCGGGGAGTCGGCGGTCCGGGGTGGTCCGCTCGGTGGAGGTTCGTCCGCTGGCGGTGCGCCGGCCGGGGGCGGCCCGCCCGTCGGCGCCGGCGGTGATGCCGTGCTCGGTCGGGGTGAGTTGCCGGGGCTGGACGTGGCCCGGCTGCTCTGCGGCTCGCAGGGCGGGCTCGGCGTGCTGGTGTCGGCCACCATGCGGGTGCAGGCGCTGCCGGCTGGCCGGCTCTGGGTGTCCCGTCCGGTGTGGACCCCGCTGGAGGTGCACGACCTGGTCCGTGCGGTGCTCGCCGCCGGCGTCGAGCCGGCCGCCGTGGAGCTGGACCTGCCGGTGCCGGTGTCCCTGCCCCGTCGTCGGATCCCGGCGAGCCACCCCTCGGTCGCCGGTCGACCCGACCACCCGGCGGTGACCGGCCGGCCCGCGGCGGGCAGCCTGGTGGTGCTGCTGGAGGGCGGTCCGGCCGACGTGACCGAACGGGCCCAGCGACTGACCGCCGTGCTCGGGGCCGAGGCCGTGGTCAACCACCACGCGCCCGAGTGGTGGGGGCGCTATCCGTTCGCCCCGGGCGACACCGCGCTGCGCATCGAGGTGCCGATCAACGACCTGCACGCCGCCGTCTACGCGCTGCGCGACGCGGCCGGCACGCCCGTGCCGGTACGCGGCTCCGCCGGGATCGGCGCCGTCCACGCCGCTCTGCCCGGCGCGCTGCCGCCCGCGCGGGTCGCCTCGATCCTCACCGCGGTCCGCAGCGTGCTGATCGCCCGGCAGGGCCGGTGCGTGGTGGTGGCGGCGCCCGCGCCGGTGCGCCACGCCGTCGACCTCTGGGGCGAGTTGCCGGCGCTGCCCCGGCTGCGCAGCGCCAAGGCCCACCTGGATCCGCACCACCGCCTCGCCCCCGGTCGGCTCCCGGGCGGCCTCTGA